CAGGTGCGGAAGCGGATCGGGCATCGGGGTGGCGGCTCTCCTCGAGCGGGGGCGCGTTCGGGATTTCTACATGAAGCCTTCATTATCTCTTGAGATAGTCGGGACGCTGTGCCACGCTCGCGCGCGTTTTGAGGGGTTTTATCCCCTCGCTCGGTGCGCTTCGCACCGGCTCCATCCAGTGAGGACAGGCGGATGCGGATGCGGCTCTCGATGCTCTCGGTGCTCTTCGCGTTCTCGGTGGCGAGCCCGGCGCTCGCGGTCTCGACCTTCCACAGCTCGGCGAGCTTCCTCGGCGCGCTCTCCACGTACGTCGTCGAGGACTTCGAGGACGAGGCGCTCGTCGGCACGCCGAACTCGGGCGGCGTCTCGAGCCTCGTGCTGAGCGACTTCACCGTCACGTCGAGCAAGCCGGCGCTGAAGATCCTCGGCGCGCCGGCGTTCGGCAACCACAACACGACGCCGGGCGGGAGCCAGTACCTCTCGGCCGACACCGACCTCGGCTTCGTCGCCGCGTCGGTCGGCGTCTCGGCCTTTCCGGGCCCGGTGAACGCGGTCGGCTTCGAGCTGATCGACTTCGACCTGATGCCGGCGGTCGTGACCGTGAACGGCCACTCCTACTGGGTGAAGCCGACCGGCGACGGAGGCTCGCGCTTCTTCGGCGTGATCGCGGACGCGCCCATCACGTCGCTGCGCATCGGGCCGCTCGGCCTCGACAGCCACTGGAGCATCGACGACCTGGTGCTCGGGAGCACGCGTCGCCTGATGCCGGCGGTGCCGGAACCGAGCGCGGCGCTCGTGTTCGGAATCGGCTCGGTGTTCGCGGCCACGGCGACGCGGCGCCGCCGCATCGCGCGCGCCTGACGCGCGCCGCGCCCACGCCGCTCGCGGCGTGCGCGCGAGCGGAGTACGAGACGGGGCGGGTCGCCGTGCGGCGCCCGCCCCGTCGTGTTCCGGCGATCCGACCGCTCGCTAGTAGCGGTAGTGATCGGGCTTGTAGGGCCCCTCGATGGGCACGCCGATGTAGTCGGCCTGTGCCTTCGAGAGCTTCGTGAGCTTCACGCCGAGCTGCTCGAGGTGCAGCCGCGCGACCTCTTCATCGAGCTGCTTCGGCAGCATGTAGACCTTGCGCTCGTACTGGTCGCGGTTCTTCGCGAGCTCGATCTGCGCGAGCACCTGGTTCGTGAACGAGGCCGACATCACGAAGCTCGGGTGGCCCGTCGCGCAGCCGAGGTTCAGCAGCCGTCCCTCGGCCAGGATCAGCACCGAGTGACCGTCCGGGAAGATCCACTCGTCGTACTGCTCCTTGATGTTCTCCTTGCGGATCCCGGCGATCTTCTTGAGCCCGGCCATGTCGATCTCGTTGTCGAAGTGGCCGATGTTGCCGACGATCGCCTTGTCCTTCATGCGCGCCATGTGCTTCGCGGTGATGATGTCGAAGTTGCCCGTCGTGGTGACGAAGATGTCCGCGGTCTCGACGACGTCCTCGACCGTCTTCACCTCGTAGCCTTCCATCGCGGCCTGGAGGGCGCAGATCGGGTCGATCTCGGTCACGATGACGCGGCAGCCCTGGCCGCGCAGCGCCTGTGCGCAGCCCTTGCCGACCTCGCCGTAGCCGCAGACCACGGCGACCTTTCCGCCCAGCATCACGTCGGTGGCGCGCATCAGGCCGTCGGGCAGCGAGTGCCGGCAGCCGTAGATGTTGTCGAACTTCGACTTCGTGACCGAGTCGTTGACGTTGATGGCGGGGAACAGGAGCGTGCCGGCCGTCGCCATCTGGTAGAGGCGATGCACGCCCGTCGTCGTCTCCTCGGAGACGCCGCGCACGTTCTCGCTGATGGGCGTCCACTTCTTGCGGTTCTCCTCGAACTCGCTCTTCGCGAGCTCGAGGATCACGCCCCACTCCTCGGCGTCGGTCGCCGGGTTGAAGTCCGGCACCTTCTCGGCCTGCTCGAACTCGCGCGCCTTGTGGATCCACAGCGTCGCGTCGCCGCCGTCGTCGACGATCTGGTCGGGCCCGCTGCCGTCGGGCCAGACGAGCGCCTCCTTCGTGCACCACCAGTACTCCTCGAGCGTCTCGCCCTTCCACGCGAACACCGGCGTTCCCTGCGGATCCTCCGGCGTTCCGTGCGGCCCGACCACGACGGCGGCCGCGGCGTGGTCCTGCGTCGAGAAGATGTTGCACGACACCCAGCGCACGTCGGCGCCGAGCTCGGTGAGCGTCTCGATCAGCACTGCAGTCTGGATCGTCATGTGCAGGCTGCCCATGACCTTGATGCCGGCGAGCGGCTGGCTCGCGCGGTAGCGCTCGCGGATCGCCATGAGGCCGGGCATCTCGTGCTCGGCCAGCCGGATCTCCTTGCGGCCCCACGCGGCCAGGCCGAGATCCTTCACCTTGTACGGCAGTCGTTCGCTCATGGTCGTCCTTCCTTCGCGGTTGGGTTCGGGTCGTGATCCGGGCCCGGTCGGCCGCGGCGCACGCGCGGCGAGTTCAGTCGGTCGTCGGGGCATCGCGCGGGCCGGCGAGCGCCGCGCGCATCGGGTCGACGGACGTATATCTGGATATCCGGATGGGCTGATACAGCGCGGGAGTAAAGCTCGCGGCCCGCAATGCGTCAAGCGCCCGAACGCGGGCGATCGCGGTCCGAGAGCGATCGGGGACGTCCGCTCCCGACACCGGACCCTGACTCCGTGGGCCGGCCGACGGCGGCCGCGATCGGCCCCCGCGAGGTGGTCAGCCGAGGAGCTGGACGGCCACGGCCGCGGCGCCGGCTGCGACCGCGAGCCCGCCGAGCACCGCGGCGAAGCTCGCGACCCGCGCGGCGCGGCGCGCCGCGGCGGCCGCCTCGAGGGCCGCATCGCGGGCCTCCGTCGTCCGCTCGCCGAGGTCCTGCAGCGACTCGAGCTGCTCCTCGACCTCCCAGAGCCGGGCCAGCCGCTCGTCGAGTCGCTCCTCGTTGCGCGCGAGCGCGTTCTCGATCGACTCGAGGCGCAGCGTGATCCCGTCGAGCCGGGCTCGGACGACGTCGGGCGCGCCGGCGGCGGGAGTCGTGTCCTGTGTGCGGCCGCCGAGGCCGAGCCGGCGCCAGAAGGAGGTGCGGGTGCGCCGCTCGCCCACCGGGACGGGAAGCGCGCGCGCCGGGCCGGTGCTCGTCAGCGCAGCGGGCGTCGTCGCCGCCGCGTCGGCCGGCGCGCCCGCGGCGGTGGGGGCGGGCGCGGCAGCGGACGCCGCGCCTCTCGCCGTGGCGGCGGCGTCGGCGCCCGTCGCGGTTTCCCCGTCGTGCGCGCGCTCGCGGTCGGCCGCGGTGGTGCTCGTGGTCTCCCGCGCGGGTTCGTGCAGCGATTCCATCTCCGGGGCGCTCCTTCTCGCTCGGGTGGGTGTGCGCCTCCGGTGGGCGCGCGGCTCGCGCGCTGCAACGTAGCAGTCGACCGCGCGGCGGCGGCGCCGCCGCCGCGCCGACCCGGCTGGTACGATGCGCGCCGTGCAACGCAAGATCCCGCTCGAAGGCTGCTTCAACTTCCGCGATCTCGGCGGCTACCCGACGCGCGACGGGCGTCGCGTCCGATGGCGGCGCCTCTTCCGCAGCGACGGCTTGCAGCTGCTCACCGATGCGGACGTCGCGCACCTCCGCGACGACCTGCGCCTCGCATCGATCGTCGATCTCCGGTCGACGGCCGAGCTCGAGCAGGACGGTCGCGGCCGGCTCGCGGGGACCGACATGCGGTTCCACCACGTGCCCTTCTTCGACGGGCCGCGCTCCGCCCAGCGCCCGCCCCCCGAGCAGACGCTCGCCGACCTCTACCTCGGGATGATCGAGCGCGCGGGTGCGCCGATCGCGCGCGCGATCTCCGTGCTCGCCGAGACCCCGCCCGACCGCGCCGCCGTGTACCACTGCGCCGCGGGCAAGGACCGCACGGGCGTCCTCTCCGCCCTCCTGCTCTCGCTGCTCGGCGTCGACGACGAGCTCATCGTCGCCGACTACGCGCTCTCGCAGGAGAGCATGGACGACGTGATCGCGCGGCTCGAGTCCTTGCGCGGGTACGAGGACATCTGGAAGGAGCTCCCGCCCGACACGATGCACGCGCATCCCGACACCATGCGCCGCCTGCTCACCGCGCTCGACGAGCGCTGGGGCGGAGCGGCCGGCCTCGCGAAGTCGATCGGTGTCGCGCCGCGCGCGCTCGACGCCCTGCGCGAGCACGGGCTCGAGTGAGCGCCGGGCGCGCCTAACGAGCCCCCACGCGCTCGCGCGCCGCTTCGCGGACGGCCTCGGGCGCGAGCTGGTAGGCGACGCCGCAGAACTGGCACTCGACCTCCTGCCCCTCGCCGCGTCGCACCATCTCGCGCAGCTCCTCGGGGTCGAGGAGCCGCAGCGCGCCGATGGCGCGCTGCTCGTCGCACGGGCAGTGGAAGCGCGGCGTCGCGCGCGTGCGCGCACCGAGCTGGACGTCGCCCGCGAGCCGGTCGAGCAGCGCATCCGCGTCGAGCCCGTCGCGCGCGACGAGCGCCGCCGCGTGGGGCAACGCCTTGATGTTGGCCTCGAGCTCGGCGAGGACACCGTCGTCGGCTCCCGGCAGCGCCTGTACCAGGAAGGCCGCAGCGCCGACGACCGCACTGCCCTCCCCGTGCTCGACGGAGAGGCCCATCGCCGAAGGCGCCTGCTCGCTCTCGAGCAGGTAGCGCGTCAGGTCCTTCGCGATATCGCGCATCGTCATCGGGACGTAGCCGGAGTACGGCTCGCGCCAGCGCGGGTGGAAGCGGACGACCGCGAGAATGCCCGTGCCCACGGCGTCGGCCAGGTCGGGCCGGCCGTCCTCGCGCGTGCGTCCCTCGGCGCGTCGGTGTGCGACCGTGCCGCGCACGTCGAGCTCGGCCGTCGCGATCGCCGTGACCGTTCCGAGCGGGCCCTTCCCGCGCAGCTGCAGCTGCACGCTCTCGCCGGACTTCTTGCTCGCGGCCATGAGGAGCGCGGCCATCAGCGCGCGTCCGAGTGCGCCGGCGGCCGCGGCCGACGTCGGTGCGGTCGCGACCGCCGTCCGGACGAGCCCCGTCGCGGTCAGCGCCATCGCGCTCGCGCTCCCGTCCGCCGTGCTCGCCCGCACGAGGACGTCGACGACGGGCGGCGGCAGCGCGGGCTCGTTCGACGACATCGCGGCGCACCATAGCTCGCGCGTGGCGCCCGCCCGGCCACCTCCAGAAACGCGCGGCGCCCGATCAGCCGTCGTCGCCGTCGTCGCTTCCGTCCTCGAGCACGCGGGCGGCCTCGCCGTCGGGCAGCTCCTCGACCCCGCGCAGCCGCCGCTCGATCGTGCGCGACCTGCTCGACGCGACACCGATCGTGTTCGACGCCTCCTGCAGCTTCTTGTCGACCTTGTCGAGCAGGTCGCCGAACCGTCCGAACTCGGTCTTCACGGCGCCGAGCACGCGCCAGACCTCGGCCGACCGCTTCTGGATCGCGAGCGTCCGGAAGCCCATCTGCAGGCTGTTCAGCAGCGCGAGCACCGTCGTCGGGCCGGCGACCACGACGCGGCACTCGCGCTGCAGGCGTTCCGCCAGGCCGGGGCGTCGCAGCACCTCCGCGTAGAGCCCTTCCGTAGGAAGGAACATCACGGCGAAGTCGGTCGTCGCGGGCGGGCACACGTACTTGTCGCGAATCGTCCGCGCCTGCTGCAGCACGCGCTGCTCGAGCGCGCTCGCCGCGGCCTCGAGCTCCGGAGTGCTCGCGCGCTCCTGCGCGTCGACGAGCCGCTCGTAGTCCTCCTGCGGGAACTTCGCGTCGAGCGGCAGCCAGACGGGCTCGCCGCCGTCGCCCTCGGCGCCCGGGAAGCGGATCGCGAAGTCGACGCGCTCGGCGCTTCCGCGCCGGAGCTGGACCTCGCGCTCCCACTGCGCGGGCGCGAGCGTCTGGTCGAGCAGCGCCTCGAGCCGCGTCTCGCCGAACGTCCCGCGCGTCTTCACGTTGGTGAGGACCCGCTTCAGGTCGCCGACGCCGACGGCGAGCGACTGCATCTCGCCGAGGCCCTTGTGCACCGCCTCGAGGCGTTCGCTCACCTGCTGGAACGCCTCGCCGAGGCGCTTCTCGAGCGTGCCCTGCAGCTTCTCGTCCACGGTGGCGCGCATCTGCTCGAGCTTGCGCTCGTTCTCGCCGCGCAGCGCGTGGAGCTGCAGGTGGAGCGTGTCCTGGACGTCCTTCAGCTGCTTCTGGATGCCCTCGCTCGCACCGCGCAGCGCGCCGCCGACCTCCTCGCGCAGGTGGCGCGTGTGCGTGGCGACCTCCTCGCGGCTGCGGGCGAGCTCGTCGCGGACGCCGCGGTCGACGCGCGTCTGCAGCTGCGCCAACACGTCGAGCCGCGCTTCGAGGCGCCGCGCGGCATCGCCGCGCGTCCGGAGTGCGACGACGACGAGCAGCGCTGCGCACGCGCCGACGAGCAGCGCGAGGAGCACGAGCCCGGCCTCGAGCGCGCCGAGCGGATGCGTGCCGTCGAGCGCCGCCGCGAGCCGCGATGCGAGCTGGCCCATTCGCTTCCTCCTCCGCCACCTTCGCGCGCGCTCGTGACAGCCCCGGTCACGCGCCGCGCCGCACCCACTCCTCGATCGCGAACGCGTGCTCGTTGCGCGCGTCGGCGGCGTGTGCGCCGACGGCGACGCGCTCGAAGCCCTCGGCGCGCGGGTCCCAGTCGGGGAAGTGCACGTCGCCCGCGACGTCCGCGTCGACGCGCGTGAGCCAGACGCGCGTCGCGAGAGGCAGCGCGAGCGCGTAGATCGCCGCACCCCCGGCGACGATCGGCGCGCGGTCGCCGAGCCCGTGGGCGAGCGCGATCGCCGCCTCGAGGCTCGACGCGCGCTCGACGCCCTCGGGCGCGAACGACGCGTCGCGCGTGAGGACGACGAGCGTGCGGCCGGGAAGCGGGCCGGGCAGCGACTCCCACGTGCGGCGCCCCACGAGCAGGCAGTGGCCGAGCGTCGTCGCCTTGAAGTGCGCGAGGTCGGCCGAGAGCCGCCACGGCAGCCGGCCGTCGCGTCCGATCACGCGCCCGCGCGACATCGCGACGATCAGGCCGAGCTCGTCGCGCGCACCGTCCTTCGCCAACGGGCGGCGCTCAGACCGCGACGGGCGCGGCGATGTGCGGGTGCGGGTCGTAGCCTTCGAGCCGGAAGTGCTCGAAGCGGAAGTCGTCGATCCGCTTCACCTGCGGGTCGAGCTTCATCGTCGGCAGCGGGCGCGGATCGCGCGAGAGCTGCAGGCGCGCCTGGTCGAGGTGGTTCGCGTAGAGGTGGACGTCGCCGAACGTGTGGACGAAGTCGCCGGGCGCGAGGTCGCACACCTGGGCGACCATCATCGTGAGCAGCGCGTACGACGCGATGTTGAACGGGACGCCGAGGAAGAGGTCGGCGCTGCGCTGGTAGAGCTGGCACGAGAGTCGCCCCTCGGCGACGTAGAACTGGAACAGCACGTGACACGGCGCGAGCGCCATGCGCGGCAGGTCGGCGACGTTCCAGGCGGAGACGATCAGCCGCCGCGAGTCGGGGTTGCGGCGGATCTCGTCGACGACGCCCGCGAGCTGGTCGATCGCATCGCCCGTCGCTCCGGGCCACGAGCGCCACTGGTGGCCGTAGATCGGGCCGAGCTCGCCCTGGTCGTCCGCCCACTCGTCCCAGATCGAGACGCCTTCGCGCTGGAGCGGCCCGACGTTCGTTCCGCCCGCGACGAACCACAGCAGCTCGTGGACGATCGACTTCGTGTGGACCTTCTTGGTCGTGACGAGCGGGAAGCCGCGCGCGAGGTCGAAGCGCAGCTGGTGGCCGAAGAGGCTCCGCGTGCCCGTGCCCGTGCGATCGTTCTTGTCGACGCCGCGTTCGAGCACCTGCGCCATCAGATCGAGATAGGAGCGCACGGCGCGGGAGACTAGTTCAGTCCGCGTCGTCGAGGAAGTAGTTGAAGCCTTCGCTCTCCTCGCCGTGCAGCAGCTCGTAGGCGTGCGCGGCGCTCGTCGCGTTGAAGAGCTGGTCCTGGAAGGCGGCGTCGCTCCCGATCGTGCGCGCGAGGCTCGCGAGCACGAGCAGGTGGCGGTCGCGCTCGGCCCGCGACGTGCCGAGCAGCACCATGCAGTGCACGGGCCGGCCGTCGGGTGTCGGGAAGTCGAGCCCCTCGCGCGACAGCGCCATCACGCCGGCCATCGGCATCCCGTCGTCGAGCAGCCCGTGCGGCACCGCGAGCCCGCCGCCCAGGCACGTCGATGCCTGCTCCTCCCGCTCGAGCACCGAGGCGAGCAGCGCCTCGCGCGTCATCGCGCCCATCGGGTGCGTGCGCACCATGCGATCGACGAGCTTCTCGATCGCCTCCTCCTTCGTCGCGGCGCGGAAGCCCGTCGCGATGTGCTCCTCCTGCAGGAAGTCGATGAGCCGCAGCCGGTCGCGCCCGAGCTCGCCCGCGCGTCCGAGCGCCATGCGCGTCAGCAGCGGGCCGACGATCTCGTTCAGCGTCACGACCGCGAGCACGACGGCGGCGAACAGGCCCGCGACGTCGGCGAAGCGCGCGTCCTCCTGGATGAGGAGCACGAGCCCGACCGCGACGCCCGCCTGCGGCACGAGTGCGAGGCCGAGGTTGCGGCGCACGCGGTCGGGCGCGCCGGCGAAGCGCATCGCGAGCTCGGCCGACGCGAGCTTGCCCGCGAAGCGGCCGGCGAACAGGAGCAGCGCGGCGAGGCCCGCGACCGGCAGCCGGTCGAGCGCCAGGTGCATGCCGGCCATCGTGAAGAAGATCGCGAGGATCGCCGGCTCGAAGTCGGCGAAGACGCTGTCGACGAGGTGCTGCCGCTCGCGCGCGATGTTGGTGTGCACGAAGCCGAGCGCGAGGCACGTGAGCAGCGGCGAGACGTGCAGCGCGGCGGCGAGCCCGCACGCGACGAGCAGCGAGGCGACCGCGGCGGTCGCGAGGCGTTCGGGCCCGACCCCGATGCGCGCGACGACGTTCATCGCGACGGCGAGCGCGCCGCCGACGAGCGCGGCGAGGGCGAGCTGCGTGACCGGCGGCGCGAGCGCCGTCGCCGCGGTCGCGTCGGGCGCGGCGACCCACGCGCGCGCGAGCTCGAACAGCACGATGC
This Myxococcota bacterium DNA region includes the following protein-coding sequences:
- a CDS encoding PEP-CTERM sorting domain-containing protein, producing the protein MRMRLSMLSVLFAFSVASPALAVSTFHSSASFLGALSTYVVEDFEDEALVGTPNSGGVSSLVLSDFTVTSSKPALKILGAPAFGNHNTTPGGSQYLSADTDLGFVAASVGVSAFPGPVNAVGFELIDFDLMPAVVTVNGHSYWVKPTGDGGSRFFGVIADAPITSLRIGPLGLDSHWSIDDLVLGSTRRLMPAVPEPSAALVFGIGSVFAATATRRRRIARA
- the ahcY gene encoding adenosylhomocysteinase translates to MSERLPYKVKDLGLAAWGRKEIRLAEHEMPGLMAIRERYRASQPLAGIKVMGSLHMTIQTAVLIETLTELGADVRWVSCNIFSTQDHAAAAVVVGPHGTPEDPQGTPVFAWKGETLEEYWWCTKEALVWPDGSGPDQIVDDGGDATLWIHKAREFEQAEKVPDFNPATDAEEWGVILELAKSEFEENRKKWTPISENVRGVSEETTTGVHRLYQMATAGTLLFPAINVNDSVTKSKFDNIYGCRHSLPDGLMRATDVMLGGKVAVVCGYGEVGKGCAQALRGQGCRVIVTEIDPICALQAAMEGYEVKTVEDVVETADIFVTTTGNFDIITAKHMARMKDKAIVGNIGHFDNEIDMAGLKKIAGIRKENIKEQYDEWIFPDGHSVLILAEGRLLNLGCATGHPSFVMSASFTNQVLAQIELAKNRDQYERKVYMLPKQLDEEVARLHLEQLGVKLTKLSKAQADYIGVPIEGPYKPDHYRY
- a CDS encoding tyrosine-protein phosphatase, which translates into the protein MQRKIPLEGCFNFRDLGGYPTRDGRRVRWRRLFRSDGLQLLTDADVAHLRDDLRLASIVDLRSTAELEQDGRGRLAGTDMRFHHVPFFDGPRSAQRPPPEQTLADLYLGMIERAGAPIARAISVLAETPPDRAAVYHCAAGKDRTGVLSALLLSLLGVDDELIVADYALSQESMDDVIARLESLRGYEDIWKELPPDTMHAHPDTMRRLLTALDERWGGAAGLAKSIGVAPRALDALREHGLE
- a CDS encoding Hsp33 family molecular chaperone HslO encodes the protein MSSNEPALPPPVVDVLVRASTADGSASAMALTATGLVRTAVATAPTSAAAAGALGRALMAALLMAASKKSGESVQLQLRGKGPLGTVTAIATAELDVRGTVAHRRAEGRTREDGRPDLADAVGTGILAVVRFHPRWREPYSGYVPMTMRDIAKDLTRYLLESEQAPSAMGLSVEHGEGSAVVGAAAFLVQALPGADDGVLAELEANIKALPHAAALVARDGLDADALLDRLAGDVQLGARTRATPRFHCPCDEQRAIGALRLLDPEELREMVRRGEGQEVECQFCGVAYQLAPEAVREAARERVGAR
- the rmuC gene encoding DNA recombination protein RmuC gives rise to the protein MGQLASRLAAALDGTHPLGALEAGLVLLALLVGACAALLVVVALRTRGDAARRLEARLDVLAQLQTRVDRGVRDELARSREEVATHTRHLREEVGGALRGASEGIQKQLKDVQDTLHLQLHALRGENERKLEQMRATVDEKLQGTLEKRLGEAFQQVSERLEAVHKGLGEMQSLAVGVGDLKRVLTNVKTRGTFGETRLEALLDQTLAPAQWEREVQLRRGSAERVDFAIRFPGAEGDGGEPVWLPLDAKFPQEDYERLVDAQERASTPELEAAASALEQRVLQQARTIRDKYVCPPATTDFAVMFLPTEGLYAEVLRRPGLAERLQRECRVVVAGPTTVLALLNSLQMGFRTLAIQKRSAEVWRVLGAVKTEFGRFGDLLDKVDKKLQEASNTIGVASSRSRTIERRLRGVEELPDGEAARVLEDGSDDGDDG
- a CDS encoding dihydrofolate reductase codes for the protein MAKDGARDELGLIVAMSRGRVIGRDGRLPWRLSADLAHFKATTLGHCLLVGRRTWESLPGPLPGRTLVVLTRDASFAPEGVERASSLEAAIALAHGLGDRAPIVAGGAAIYALALPLATRVWLTRVDADVAGDVHFPDWDPRAEGFERVAVGAHAADARNEHAFAIEEWVRRGA
- a CDS encoding thymidylate synthase yields the protein MRSYLDLMAQVLERGVDKNDRTGTGTRSLFGHQLRFDLARGFPLVTTKKVHTKSIVHELLWFVAGGTNVGPLQREGVSIWDEWADDQGELGPIYGHQWRSWPGATGDAIDQLAGVVDEIRRNPDSRRLIVSAWNVADLPRMALAPCHVLFQFYVAEGRLSCQLYQRSADLFLGVPFNIASYALLTMMVAQVCDLAPGDFVHTFGDVHLYANHLDQARLQLSRDPRPLPTMKLDPQVKRIDDFRFEHFRLEGYDPHPHIAAPVAV
- a CDS encoding PTS sugar transporter subunit IIA, which encodes MTLDPASLANASPLLALAIVIVAGVAFGELARRAGLPRITGQILGGAAIGGSGLGWVGDDALHGIQPLTNLALGLIAITVGAHLNLRRLRNAGRRLFALLATEATITPLLVFALLRGVAGVPFELALLFAMVSIDTAPATVVSLVRETRSKGVFVKTLLAAVALDNVAGIVLFELARAWVAAPDATAATALAPPVTQLALAALVGGALAVAMNVVARIGVGPERLATAAVASLLVACGLAAALHVSPLLTCLALGFVHTNIARERQHLVDSVFADFEPAILAIFFTMAGMHLALDRLPVAGLAALLLFAGRFAGKLASAELAMRFAGAPDRVRRNLGLALVPQAGVAVGLVLLIQEDARFADVAGLFAAVVLAVVTLNEIVGPLLTRMALGRAGELGRDRLRLIDFLQEEHIATGFRAATKEEAIEKLVDRMVRTHPMGAMTREALLASVLEREEQASTCLGGGLAVPHGLLDDGMPMAGVMALSREGLDFPTPDGRPVHCMVLLGTSRAERDRHLLVLASLARTIGSDAAFQDQLFNATSAAHAYELLHGEESEGFNYFLDDAD